A window of the Candidatus Paraluminiphilus aquimaris genome harbors these coding sequences:
- a CDS encoding SDR family NAD(P)-dependent oxidoreductase, with protein sequence MSLVGALNFSGKKVLVCGGSDGIGYGVAIAFLEAGAEVSITGTRPADHYENDFSHFTYHQFDVQNPDAITALASKFSELDVMANCIGAVLWKKEEFERAGFEKIISINLTGAMQLCTEFYPLLQVNAGCIVNVDSVVTLSAAVNNPAYSASKAGLVQLTKALAKKWGPTGVRVNTVAPGMVPTKMTVNQSGEENEARFKQTNPIPRFGRPEDIAGGVLFLASPLAAYVTGQQIVIDGGLTL encoded by the coding sequence ATGAGCTTAGTGGGCGCGCTGAATTTTTCCGGGAAAAAAGTGCTCGTATGCGGAGGCTCCGATGGTATCGGCTACGGAGTGGCTATAGCGTTTCTCGAGGCAGGAGCGGAGGTCTCGATAACAGGTACGCGACCTGCTGATCATTACGAAAACGACTTCAGTCATTTCACCTACCATCAATTCGATGTACAGAACCCAGATGCCATTACTGCCCTAGCTTCCAAATTCAGCGAGCTGGATGTCATGGCTAATTGCATTGGCGCTGTTCTCTGGAAAAAGGAGGAGTTTGAGCGCGCAGGTTTTGAAAAGATCATCAGTATCAATCTGACAGGCGCTATGCAGCTCTGTACTGAGTTCTACCCACTTTTACAGGTCAATGCCGGCTGCATAGTGAATGTTGATTCGGTGGTCACCCTCAGCGCAGCCGTAAACAATCCTGCGTATAGCGCAAGTAAGGCAGGCCTTGTTCAGCTCACCAAAGCTCTTGCGAAAAAATGGGGGCCCACTGGCGTTCGTGTCAACACAGTCGCACCGGGTATGGTCCCCACTAAGATGACCGTGAATCAGTCGGGGGAGGAGAACGAGGCAAGGTTTAAGCAGACAAACCCAATACCCCGATTTGGGCGCCCAGAGGATATCGCCGGCGGTGTTCTATTTCTCGCCTCACCCTTGGCCGCCTATGTCACAGGTCAGCAAATCGTGATTGATGGCGGACTGACGCTATAA